Part of the Bdellovibrio bacteriovorus genome is shown below.
ACAAGGACAATGCCGTATTGATCAACTTCGATGCGCACATGGATGTCCGTCCTACTGACAAGGGCTTTAATTCAGGCACTCCTTTTCACCGCGTGCTTTCGGAGTTTTCCGGTCACGTAGACTTCGCGGAAGTCGGCATTCAGAATCAGTGCAACAGCCAGGCCCATATCCAATGGGCGCAAAACAAAGGGGCTTCCGTCTTCACATTGGATCAAATCAATGCCGAAGGCCTTATGCCGGTTCTAAAAAACTTCATGAAGGGCAAAGAGCAGAAAAAAGTTTTCTTAAGCATTGATATCGATGCTTTTACTTCGAATGAAGCTCCGGGTTGCAGTCAGTCTTGGACGACGGGTTTGTTCACAAAAGAATTTTTAGAAAGCTTTCTTTATCTGATTCGCGAATTCGATGTTTGCGGTATTGGGATTTACGAGGTTTCTCCTCCTTTGGATCAAGACAACCGCACCAGTAAACTGGCAGCACTTCTTATTCATAATTTCATCTTCGCCACTTTAAAAAAGGCCTAAATCATGAAACGCGGTTTCGGCAGCGACAATCATGCTGGCATTCACCCGCAGATTCTAAATTCACTTGCTAAAGCCAATATTGAACACGCGCCCTCTTATGGGACGGACGAGTGGACCGAACAAGCAAATGAAAACTTTCGTCAGCACTTCGGGAAAGACGCTCAGGTCTTTTTCGTTTTTAACGGTACAGCGGCGAATGTAACGGCTTTGCGAGCCCTGACTCGTCCCTACCATTCCGTACTTTGTGCAGACGTCTCTCACATAAACGTCGACGAGTGTGGGGCTCCGGAGCTCTTAGCGGGATGTAAACTCGTTGCTATTCCGACCACAAACGGAAAGATGAAAGTCGAAGACTTAGAAAAAGCCTTCATTCGTCGAGGAGATCAGCACTATTCTCAAGCACAGGTTCTTAGTATCACGCAACCAACGGAACTGGGTACAACCTACAGCCTGGAAGAACTTAAATCGCTGATCACTTGGGCCAAAAGTAAAAAACTTTATGTGCATATCGACGGAGCTCGCATCGCCAATGCCGCGGCTTATTTGAAAAAATCCTTCAAGGAATTCACGACGGACTTAGGCGTCGATGTGGTGTCATTCGGAGGCACGAAGAATGGCCTGATGATGGGCGAAGCTGTTGTGTTCCTCAACAAGGAACTGGCACAGGACTTTAAATACATCCGCAAACAGAGCACCCAGCTTCCTTCCAAGACTCGATTTATCGCCTGTCAGTTTCAAGCATATTTAGAGAACGGTCTTTGGAAAGAGATCGCCGATCATTCTTACACTATGGCCTTGTATCTGTACGAGGCTGTTCGTAATATTCCTGGGGTAACCGTGCGCGAAATTCCGCAAAGTAATGCGGTCTTTGCCACGATCCCAAGTCACTGGGTGAAAACCCTGCGCGAAAAATATTTCTTTTACGTATGGGATGAAAACACTTTTGAATGCCGTTGGATGACCTCTTGGGATACACAAAAAGAAGACATTGATGGCTTTGCCGAACTTTTAAAGGAGCTTGCAAAATGAAATACCCTCCGGTGCATTATCACAGCTACTTAGGCTTAGATCCTTTACTGAACTCTCAGCACCGTAAAAGCGAAGAGTACGGAAAGCCGGCTCACGACGAGATGCTTTTCATCATTACACACCAGGCTTACGAGTTGTGGTTTAAACAAGTTCTTTTTGAATTGGATTCGGTTCTAGAAATTTTCAAAAAATCCAAAGTCGCTGAAACCGACATGGGCTTGATGAGTGCGCGCTTAGAAAGATCCGTGGCGATTTTGAAAATGATCATCGGGCATGTGGATATTTTAGAGACTATGACCCCGCTTGATTTCTTAGATTTCCGCGACATGCTTTATCCGGCTTCGGGCTTTCAAAGCTTCCAATGGCGTTTGTTAGAAACGAAATTAGGCTTGCGCATGGACGACCGCCTTTCTTACAACCAGGCGCCTTTTTATAAGTCCTTAAGCGAAAGTCAGCAGGGCGAAATGCAAAAGGTGATCTCACAACCGTCTCTTTATGACTCTGTCGAAAAGTGGCTAGAGCGCACACCCTTCCTTCAAGGCGAAGATTTTAATTTCTGGGATTCATACAAAAAAGCCGTCGCAACCATGTTCCAAGAAGACATGGACATTGTGAAAAACAATCCTCGTCTGAGCGATGAAGATAAAAAGAAAAACATCGAAGGTTTACAGGCCACCCTAAAAAGTTTCGATGCTCTTTTCGATGAACAGGCCTTCGAGCAACTGCGCAAAGAAGGTCAATTCCGTCTGAGCTACAAAGGTATGCACGCGGCGTTGTTGATTCAGATTTATCGTGATCAGCCGGCCCTTCAAACTCCATTCCGTATCATCCGTGCCCTTTTGGATATCGATGAGACTATGACAACGTGGCGCTATCGCCATGCCTTGATGGCGATGCGTATGTTAGGTCAGAAGATCGGCACTGGCGGATCAAGTGGTCACAAGTATCTTGCCGATGCGACAGCGAAGCACAAGATCTTCGGAGATTTCTTTAACCTTACGACCTTCTTCATCCCTCGCTCGAAAGTCCCGCCACTTCCGAAGTCGATGACAGACAGAATGAATTTTCATTATTAAAAGTATCTCTACAGAAAAAGCGTCGTACGATCGGGTCTTACCGGAATCACCAATAAGACTCGAACCGGCGATGACAAACTAAATTTGAATGCCCTGCCTTTGTAAACATCGCCTGATCGTGTCGGAATAGACCTCATGGGATTCGCGGGTGTATTTTAGCTTGGTATAGACTTGAGCCAGATTCTCTACTCCTGATTCCTCAATTCTTCTTCTTAACTGAGGATTTGATAAATACCTCTTCCAACCCTCAATCTCTCGATTTTGATATGCCTGTAGAATCTGTAGATCCGTCTTATTTTCATAACGCTCTCGATGAACAAGGTGCTCAAGAGGAAGACGATCCCTCAATTCTGGCTTCTCATTAGGATACCCCATCGAAAAACCCACCACGGGGACAACGCCTTCGGGACAGTTTAGAACTTTCGCAATATCATCACAATTAGCCAGCGTCGTGCCCATATAGCAAATCCCCAGGCCCTCTGCTTCTGCCGCGAGTGCGGCATTTTGACTGGCTAAAATCGCATCGATCGAAGCAATCATAAAGCTCATGAAGTTATCAAAATTATCCGGGGCTCCACGAAGCTTTAACCATCGTCGCATGCGATGAAAGTCCGCGCAAAATGTCAGAAGCAGCGGAGCCTCTAAGACCATGCTTTGACGGAAGTGCGAGTCAAAAAGATCCTCTTTAATCTTTTGCTCACTGGTCACAATGACGGAATAGGCCTGCATATTCCCCGACGATGATGCTCTTGAAGCTGCATGCAAAATACGCTGTAACATCCCCTCAGGAACTAGATCTTTTTTATAAGACCTAATGGAGGAATGGCTGTTGATCGCATCCAAAATTCCTTCAGCTCCCATGATGGTACCCTTTAGTTTCTTGTCGCTTCAAAAGTACCAAGAAGCTTACCGTCTTCATAGTAGGCTGCACCATTAAGAACCGGCGGTTTATTTTCTTGGACGACCTTCAGGTAACTCTCGGAATCTAAGTGCGCCTTGTAGCGAACTTTATAGCTTCCGCCGTTTTCGGTCGCGATGATTGTAAAATCCAATGCACACTCGGAGCTGACAGATGAACAGTGAGCAGTTCCTTCCAAAGGAGATTCGAAAATTCCTGGGACCTTAATCAGCCCTTGAATAGCGTCTTCATAACCTTGAAGGCGAATCGGAGCTTGCGACCCTTTTAAATCCAGCTCATCATCAAAAATCATCTCGCCAATTTTCAATTTCATCGAATAATGACCATCTAAAACCGGCCCTGAGTTCAACGCCTGCGCGCCGAAAGACGCGAACATAACACCTAATGCAACTAATGCTTTCATAAACCTTCCTTTACATGGGTTCAGGCAGAAGAAATAGCCCACATAATATTTGAATAAAAGTGAATTATATGGAACAACCTGTTCCATATGGATACAAATCGCCTTAAGTATTTTTGCACCATTGCGGAAGTGGGCTCCCTAACGGAAGCCTCCAAAATTCTCGGCATCTCTCATAGCGGGCTTTCAAAAGCGGTGACATCGCTTGAAGAAGAAACAAATCTGAAACTGTTTCAATCCCAAGGCCGTGGGCTGGAGATCACAGAAGAAGGTAAATGGTTTTATCAAAAAGCCTTAGAAATACTAAAAGTCGTAAATGAAGTTTCTGCCGGGTTAAAAAAAGAAAGCTCGATCCTTCGCATCGGTCTTTCACAGATTCTGGCGACAACCTGTTCCGGCCTCATTGCACGGGAATTAAACCAAAGCATGACCCTTGTCGAAGTCGAAGTGGGCGAAGCGGAACAAAAGATTCTCAATGGAGAACTTGATTTTGCCTTTGTATTTACACCCTCGCCTACTGCAGGCATTGAGTATCTCGAGCTAGGATCCGTTCGTTTTAATTCCTATGCTCGCGAAGATTTTATTGAAGGAAAAAACTCGCAGGAGCTTTGCTTTACGGTTCCGGCAACCCAGTACCCCTTTAATCCCGTAGGCTACAAAGCCCGTGACGGCTGGCCCCTAAATATTCCGAGAATACAGCGTTTTTCAGTCAGCGATTTTTCCGTCGCCTTGGATCTTCTTCGTTCGGGGGAATCCGCACTCTACATGCCTAACTATGTCGCCGTTTTAGAAAACGAAAAAACTGCCGAGAAAAATAAACTGGTGAAAATACCCGAACACAAAGCGGCTGAATCGAAGCGAAAACTCTTACTGGCTAAATCCAGCAAGAGCGTAGAATCAAAAGAGATGAAAAAAGTCTCAAAAATCCTCAGAAAGATATGCTGCGCTTAAGAGACGTTCAAAACAATCAGATACTTACAGATCTTTGATGAATTTAAGAATCTCAGCAGCGTGACCTTGAGCTTTGATCTTACGGAATTCTCCGACAAGCTTTTGATCTTCGTCGATCACGAAAGTGCTGCGCTCTATACCCATCACTTTCTTTCCGTACATGTTCTTTTCTTTGATCACATCAAAGATCTGACAAACCTCTTCTTCTTCATCAGAAAGAAGATCAAACTTAAAGTCATACTTGCAGATGAATTTATCATGAGACTTCAGACTATCGCGAGAAATGCCATAGACAACGGCGTTTTGCTTTTTAAACTGCGAAAGCAGCTCGTTAAATTCAATACCTTCTGTCGTACAGCCTGGAGTGCTATCTTTAGGATAAAAATAAAGAACGACTTTTTTCCCTTTTAAATCTGAAAGAGAAAAAGTTTCTCCGTTGGAAGAAGGGATTTTAAAATTGGGAACTTTCTTTCCCATTGCGATCTTAGCGGCCATGAGGCACTCCTCCTGCAGGAATTTGTGGGGCTTCGGGTTGGGGCTCTCCCCCCTCCACTCCGTCTGGATTTTGCGGGTTTTCCGGGTGAGGTTCAACATCTATCACGGGGCCGCCTTGTTCCTCCACTGCTCTTTGCATCATCACATCCGGATCTACACTTCGCGCCGCAGGCACAGCAAACGTCGGTTGCTCAGGTGACCCCGGCAAAGGCGTTAGTGCCGCAGGTTCCTGAGGTTCTTGAACAGGCTCTCCGTTTTCCTGAACATGCATTTGTTCTTGGCCTTCAGGAGGAAGCTCTAGTGGAGGCGCATTCGCCGGTCGCTCGGCTTTCACTGGCGTCTTCGCAGGAGTTGGCGTAGGAACTGGTGCTGGTTCAACGGGTGGCGCGTACAACTCTGTTTCAGTGACTTGAATTTTACCCGCCATCGGAACATCCGCAACGATCTTACGAATATCACGCAGGTTCTCATACACCTTACCGCGCAATTTAATCAGATCACGGCCTTCTTTTTGATAATCGTAAACATCCAAACGCACCATTTGCTCTCGCGTACGGTCCTGCGCCCACTCTTTACAGTTTAAAGCGATCAATTGTTCTTTGTCGTTTCCACGCAATGTACACTGAATGGGCTTATTTAAAACGCCTGCATTAAGACCTAGAATTTCTTGCAGGTTTTCAGGATAAAAAGTCACTTGGACTTCCAGTGCATGCGCGGCCGAAAAAGCAGCGATGCGTTTGGCGGCGGATTTCTCACTGCACTTTTCAAAGACTTCTGCTTTTTGCGGAAATCCGTTCAGCCCCATCACATCCCGCTGGACCAAATAACGGTCGCAGCTAAAAAGCGATTTATTGGAAAGCTTGATATTCTGTGAGGACAATAATGCTCTTTGAACTTTTCCAAACGGCGATTTTCCGACAGGGCGACGCTCATCATTCAAGACCCACCAAGCTTCGCGATGAATCGAGTCTGCCTGTTCGAAATAACGCGCAAATACATTCAAGCTCTTATCTTTAGGTTCATCGACTTTGGTGGGTTTTACGATCGGTTTAGGCGCCGAAGTATTTGCCACAGGGGCTGACTTTTCCTCTCGGGAAAAACAAGAAATCAAACTTAAAGAAAGCGCCCCCAGGGCCAGGATGCGAACAAGGTGCATTGCTTAAGTTTTGCAAATAGACTGAGTGAAAACAAGAATTTACTTTACCCATCTCGAATCTTTACTCTATCCTTGGGTAGTACAGAATTTATTTAGCAACGTGGAGGAAAGATGGAAAAGATCTGGCTTAAACACTACCCTAAAGGAGTCTCTCCGGAAGTCGATGTTACGAAGTATTCGTCTCTTTTCGATCTTTACGAAGAGTCCATTCGCATGTTTTCTCAAAAGAAAGCATTCACGAACATGGGAGTCAGCCTCACCTTTTCTGAACTTGACCGCCAAGTTCAGATTTTTGCTTCTTTCCTACAAAACGAATTGAAATTAAAAAAAGGCGATCGCATTGCCATTCAAATGCCGAACGTCCTTCAGTTTCCGATCATCGCTTTCGCAGCTCTTCGTTCGGGACTGACGATTGTAAATACCAATCCGCTCTACACAGCCAAAGAAATGCAGCACCAGTTCAAAGACTCGGGCGCAAAAGCCGTCGTGATTCTCGCGAACTATGCAAGTCAGTTAGAGCAAATCTTGAAAGACACACAAATTGAAAGCGTTGTGATCACTGAGATTGGTGATCTTTTCCCAACACCGAAAAGAATCCTGGTGAATTCGGTTGTGAAGTACATCAAGAAAATGGTTCCTGCTTACAATCTCCCCCAAGCCTACACATTCCGTCAGGCACTGGAACTTGGAGCGATGAAGCCTTCACAAAAAGTAGCTTCCACTTTAGATGATATCGCATTCCTTCAATACACAGGTGGAACAACGGGTGTCGCTAAGGGCGCCATGCTTTTACATCGCAACGTGCTTGCCAATGTTTTGCAAATCCGTGATTGGATGAAACCGAAATTGCGTGAAGGTGAAGAGATTGCAATTGCGGCTCTTCCTCTTTATCATATCTTCGCCCTGACTTTAAACTGCTTGGGCCTGCTTCGTTATGGTGCAGAAAATATTCTGATCACAAATCCGCGCGACATCCCTGCTTTTATCAAAGAGATGAAAAAATCACCATTCACCGTCCTTGCGGGCGTGAATACCTTGTTCAACGCTTTGATGAACAATCCCGCCTTTACGACCATTGATTTTTCAAAAGTGAAAATCAGCGTGGCGGGTGCGATGACTTTACAAAAACCCGTCGCCGAAAAATGGATGGAGCTAACAAAATCCGTGATCGTCGAAGGCTATGGATTGACAGAGGCTTCTCCGGTTGTCTGCTGCAACCCTATTGATGGCACAGACATCGTGGGCACCATTGGTCTTCCATTCCCAAGCACCGAGATCAAACTTCTGAACGACGACGATCAAGAAGTAGCGCCTGGCGAACCAGGTGAACTGGTGTGTAAAGGGCCTCAAGTCATGGCCGGCTACTGGAATAAACCCGAAGAGACAGAAAAAGTTCTTAAAGACGGATGGTTACGTACCGGTGACGTTGCGACAGTTGATGAAAAAGGTTTCTTTAAGATCGTGGACCGTAAAAAAGACATGATCCTTGTTTCTGGTTTCAACGTTTATCCGAATGAAGTGGAAGAAGCCATTGCTTCTCACCCTGGCGTTCTTGAAGTCGCGGCGATCGGCGTTCCTGATGAGCACTCTGGAGAGATTGTAAAAGCTGTGGTTGTGAAGAAAGATCCGAATCTGACGGCAGAAGAAGTGATTGCTCACGCACGTAAGACCCTCACTGGTTACAAAACGCCTCGCCTTGTAGAGTTCAGAACGGAGCTTCCAAAAACGAACGTAGGAAAAATCCTTCGTCGTGCTTTGCGTGACACCGTAAAAGCTTAGTTTCAACTCAAGACTAAGAAATAAAAAAGGCCGACATTGTGTCGGCCTTTTTCTTTTGGAACTGCTAATTAAAAAATTAAGCTTTCTTATTCCAAGAAGCACACCAAGCATCAGCGTAAACCAGTTTACCTGCGAAGATGGTGCAAGTACCGGCTTCTTTACCGTTCTTAGTTTCTTTCTTAGCGTAGAAGCTGCACGTCGCACAGTGGTTGCCCTTCGCCTCTGGAGCTTTTTTGTAGTCTTCAATATACTTAACTGCTTTAGCGACAGAATCATTCGGATCTACCAATGGCATTCCGCCACCCGCAGCCGGAGCCGCGCCACCACGTTTTTTTTGAGCTGCTGCCGTCGAAGAGAAAACAGAGTTCAAAACAGTGGGAGCAATCACTGCTACGCCAGTAAGTTTGATAAATGCTGAAAAGAAACCGCGACGATTCATTTTGTTCTCGATCATGTTGCCTCCGATTGGTTTTTCATTAACCAATCATATTAGCTTTCATTTGGTTTTCAACTACTATGCGCCGCGCGCCACTTTATGTTGCACACTCTTAAAGAAGGCATAAGCCTTGAACACTTTATCGGAAAGGCTACGAAAGGAAATTTATGAGCATTTTAAAGCACTTAGGTCCACTTTTCGTGTCAATTCTTTTGACACTTAGTAGCCCCTTTTTTGCATCCGCAGAGGGTCTAGCGGCCCGTTGCGAAAGCATTTTCACAGACACGCGCTCCTTTGAAAACCTGACGAAATACGAACAGCTTTTCACTAAGGGTCGTGGCATCGAAACATACAAAGTCGTTCTAGGTAAGGACTTCTCACAAAGCCTGCAGCGTCTTTTATCCTCTCCCGATGGGCACTGGTTTGACTCTGGAGCAGGTCACGCCTTCGCGGTCAGACAAACTCTAGAAATGCCCGAGGCTAAGAACTTAACAACGACGATCGTCGCCTACGAAACATCAGCTCAAAGCACGAACAAAATGAAAGTGATTTCAGGAAGATTTTTAGAAAATATCGCCGATGCTGAAATTCCAAAAAGTCAGATCATCACTGATGTCTTCGGTCCTCTGGCCTATTCGGGTCGCCCTGACATCGTCATGCAAAAGTATTTGAACAACTTAAAGCCAGATGGAGAAATTTATATTTTCTTAGGGGCTCGTCACGAACTTTATGGCGAATTCAATAAGGTCGTCACGGCAGATGGAAAAGTTCTCAATCTTGCAGAGTGGTTACAAACTTTACCGGGAATAAAAGCGGAACTTATTAAAACTCCCAAAGTGGATGACGGAACACACTATGAAATGTGGACTATAAAAATCACGAAAACACACCCCGATGCGCAAGTACCTCTTGTTGAAATGGTGCATCTTAAAGAGGGCGCTCCGCCAGTTATGATGTTTCGTGAGACGGCTCCCGTAAAACTAAAAACACCGAATGAGCTGCAAACTCAAGCACGCCAACAACTTCGTGAAGTCACTAAGAACATCACGGCGACAGAGTTCTTAGATGCCTTCCGCGGTGGCGAGTTCCGCCATCCCCTGATTGCCAGCATTAAGAGCCTTAAGACCGAAGACCAATGGATCAACTCAAGTGAAGTCGGGCCTCAAGTTTTTTCCGGCTTGCAGAAAAAAGATTTTAACTATGAAGACACGAAGGTCTTCACGGGGCTTGCTCAGAAATTTATCCGTTGGAGATCCAAGGGGATCAACACCGAAAAAATGCACTACACTTTAATGAACGACACTCACACAATGGCAAACCTTAAGGACATAAAACTCATTACGGATTATCACGGAGACTTTATGTCTTCGTTTATGCCAGACGTAATTTTAAAACGTTATGTCGATGCCCTTTCAAACAAAGGCGAAATTTATCTTTACTTAGGAAAAGAATACGGCGGCTTTGGTTCCGACAGCATCGTGATGACCAAGGATGGAACAAAGTTAACTTTGCGCCAGTGGGTTCGCAACATTCCCGGATTAAACACGAGCTTCTTCCGTGGCGGCTATCATTGGACCGGCGGAGAATGGACTTTCTTAAAAATCAAAATCAAAGACAGAGAAAGAATTCGAATTCCCCGTCTTAAAATGATTGGGACAACGACATCACCGGAAGGACTTCCCCTTCCGATCTTTGAAGAAGTGATTTAGTGCTTATGACAAAGGCAGGCGCGGCGATTTAAGATGTGCGCGGTGATCAGGAAGATGCTCCCTAGAATGGTGACCACGTCGTGTTCGTAAACTTCAACCCACTCATGTGGAAGAAGCGAAGCGCCGCCGACCATCGTAAGGCCCACAACACCCAAAGTAAACACCTTCATCTGATTGTGATGTTTATAACCCGACCAGAATGCAAAAAGACCCACCGGAACGACAAACAAAGCCATAACCAGGTGAACCCACTCTTGATGGAAAAATTCGCCGAGAACGGGCAAAGCTAAAACTAACAGCGGTGTTGCCAGACAATGAAGTGCGCAAAGACTGGAAAGAAAAATACCGATCTTATCCCAACGGTCTGTTTTTTCCTCGAAAGTCGCGTGCTGTGTGTGATCCACTTCACAACAAGAATCTATTTTCATAGGTTTTTCGATGATAACTTGCTCATCCATGCGGACCGCCTTTGGTCATTTACTTTTGTCCTAAATGCAAGTCACTGTCAACTAGATCCTCTGAATCCTTCGTTTCAAATAGGAAAGATGAAGAAGGTACAAGCTTCATCTTCCTATATATGAGTCTTCCAAATGTTTGAATTAAGGCTGATAACCCGTGATCTTTGCCAATTTAGCGCGGAACCACATTTTGAAGTCTTCAATAAATCCGTAAGCCGCTGGCACAATCAGAAGTGTCAGTAGCGTCGAACTCACCAGACCACCGATGATGGCAATACCCATGGATGTTCTCATCGCAGAGGCCTCATTCAGACCAATCGCGATTGGAATCATACCGGCGATCAACGCCAAGGACGTCATCAAGATCGGACGAAGACGCGTACGACAAGCTTTTAACAAAGCCGCATTACGTTCTAAACCTTCGTGGATCAACTGATTCGTGTAATCCACAAGAAGGATCGAGTTCTTCGCCACAACTCCCAGCAAAAGAACGATACCAATCAGCGAGAAGATATCAATCGTCTTACCAAAGATCAAAAGAGCCAAGAAGGCCCCCGTCATCGCCAAAGGCAACGCCAGCAGGATCGAGAACGGCGTGATGAAACTTTCATACAAGCTCGCAAGAACCAGATAGATGAAAGTAACACCTAGGAAAATCGCCAGAAGCATGTTTGCGATAAGCTCTTTAAAGTCGTCAGCTTGACCTTGGAATTTATAATCAATTCCTGGAGGCGGCGGAAGCTCGGTCTTGATGATTTTTTCAATCTCGGCCGAGATGGTTCCCAACGCGCCACCCTTAGCCAAGTTCCCAGAAATCTGGATGTAACGGCCTTTGTTCTGACGGTTGATCTGAGAATAACCAAATGTCTCTTCACCTTTCGCGATACGAGAAAGCGGAATCATGTTGAAGTTCGAGTTTGGCACCAAGGTCGTTGCAAACTGCGTTCGCAAGTCGCGGTACATCTCTTCAAAACGCACACGGATTTTGTAGTCGATCCCATTTTCACGGAAGATCGCCTGCTCATTACCTTCAGTGCGATTACGAAGCTCGGCCCCCGCCGTGACCGTAGAGACACCCAAGGCTTCAGATCTGGCGCGATCAAAAATCACGTGGAACTCAGGTTTACCGGAACGGAAGTTTGTATCCACGTCCACCAGACCAGGGATCTTCTTCATGCGCTCCACCAGTTTTACGGCGTAAGCGTTCAACTCTTCCAAGTTCTCCCCTTGAATATTCACGTTCAAAGGTTTTTGTCCCGAGTTCACCGCATCGATATCACCCAAGGCCACGATAGCCTCTTTATCGAACTGTTTAATTTTCTTACGAATCTCTTCTTTGTAATCCGTCGTCGACATCGAACGCTTTTTACGCTCTACCAGACGCACGAATAACATCGCTTTATTAGATTCGTTGTTTGTATTTCCAACGACCGCAAGAACCATATCGACAGCCGGGTCGTTTTCAAAGATCTTCTCTACCTTTTCCGTAAATGTGCTGGTGGCCATAAGGGAAGATCCCACTGGCATTTCGATATTCACGTTAAACTCTCCGTTATCTGGCGACGGCAGGAAAGTTTTTGGAATAAAGGCAATTGTCACAAGTGAGCTGAAGAAAATCAAAGTACCCGCCAGCAAAATCTTTTTAGGATTTACTAGTGTGTACCTAAGACCTTTTTCATAGATATCTTCCAAACGAGTTTGGAAGCGGTCAAATGCCGAAAGCATTCTTCCGATGATGCCTGTGCCTTTATGATGCTCATTTGGGTGCGCCATATAAGCAGAAAGCATGGGTGCCACGGTGAAAGCGTCAAACAATGAAATCAGCATCGTAAAGACGACGGTCAGACCGAACTGTTTAAAGAACTGTCCCACGATCCCTTGAAGGAATGAAATCGGACCAAACACCGCAATAACAACCAACGTGGTTGCAATAACGGCCATCGCCACTTCTTTCGTTCCATCTAAGGCGGCATCTTTCGGTTTTTTACCCATCTCCAAGTGACGGAATATATTCTCCCGCACCACGATGGCGTCGTCGATCAAAAGACCTACAGCCAAAGAAAGAGCCAACAAGGTCATCAGGTTGATCGTAAATCCCATCGCATACATGATCACGAAACCGCCCAAAAGGGAGTTCGGAAGGGCCATCGCCGTGATAAACGTCGAACGCGCTGATCCTAAGAAGAAGAACACGACGATCACGCAAAGAATAATACCGATGATGATAGATTCTTTCACGTCATAAACGTTTAACTGAATCGGACGAGACGTATCACGCACCAAAGAAACTTCCCCATTGATTTTTCTTTCTTTAAGGAAGGCATTGATTTTCTGAATATTCTTATTCACGTTCTCGGCAACGGCGACCGTATTCGCTCCACGCTGCTTATAGATATTCATAAGAAGAGCTGACTTACCCTTGATA
Proteins encoded:
- a CDS encoding LysR family transcriptional regulator is translated as MDTNRLKYFCTIAEVGSLTEASKILGISHSGLSKAVTSLEEETNLKLFQSQGRGLEITEEGKWFYQKALEILKVVNEVSAGLKKESSILRIGLSQILATTCSGLIARELNQSMTLVEVEVGEAEQKILNGELDFAFVFTPSPTAGIEYLELGSVRFNSYAREDFIEGKNSQELCFTVPATQYPFNPVGYKARDGWPLNIPRIQRFSVSDFSVALDLLRSGESALYMPNYVAVLENEKTAEKNKLVKIPEHKAAESKRKLLLAKSSKSVESKEMKKVSKILRKICCA
- a CDS encoding proline-rich domain-containing protein, whose product is MANTSAPKPIVKPTKVDEPKDKSLNVFARYFEQADSIHREAWWVLNDERRPVGKSPFGKVQRALLSSQNIKLSNKSLFSCDRYLVQRDVMGLNGFPQKAEVFEKCSEKSAAKRIAAFSAAHALEVQVTFYPENLQEILGLNAGVLNKPIQCTLRGNDKEQLIALNCKEWAQDRTREQMVRLDVYDYQKEGRDLIKLRGKVYENLRDIRKIVADVPMAGKIQVTETELYAPPVEPAPVPTPTPAKTPVKAERPANAPPLELPPEGQEQMHVQENGEPVQEPQEPAALTPLPGSPEQPTFAVPAARSVDPDVMMQRAVEEQGGPVIDVEPHPENPQNPDGVEGGEPQPEAPQIPAGGVPHGR
- a CDS encoding formimidoylglutamase; its protein translation is MSWFHPIDKHLLFTKNDKEDPRLGECVQLFPKGDLQQLTSLDFDFALLGYPDDEGIALNGGRPGAQNAPTQVRTFLYKMTPHLASTRLPKILDLGDLVDKEKPLEDRHEKARQTTRALAQAKKPWISIGGGHDYGYCDGAGFLDLHKDNAVLINFDAHMDVRPTDKGFNSGTPFHRVLSEFSGHVDFAEVGIQNQCNSQAHIQWAQNKGASVFTLDQINAEGLMPVLKNFMKGKEQKKVFLSIDIDAFTSNEAPGCSQSWTTGLFTKEFLESFLYLIREFDVCGIGIYEVSPPLDQDNRTSKLAALLIHNFIFATLKKA
- a CDS encoding nitroreductase family protein, with amino-acid sequence MDAINSHSSIRSYKKDLVPEGMLQRILHAASRASSSGNMQAYSVIVTSEQKIKEDLFDSHFRQSMVLEAPLLLTFCADFHRMRRWLKLRGAPDNFDNFMSFMIASIDAILASQNAALAAEAEGLGICYMGTTLANCDDIAKVLNCPEGVVPVVGFSMGYPNEKPELRDRLPLEHLVHRERYENKTDLQILQAYQNREIEGWKRYLSNPQLRRRIEESGVENLAQVYTKLKYTRESHEVYSDTIRRCLQRQGIQI
- a CDS encoding threonine aldolase family protein; the encoded protein is MKRGFGSDNHAGIHPQILNSLAKANIEHAPSYGTDEWTEQANENFRQHFGKDAQVFFVFNGTAANVTALRALTRPYHSVLCADVSHINVDECGAPELLAGCKLVAIPTTNGKMKVEDLEKAFIRRGDQHYSQAQVLSITQPTELGTTYSLEELKSLITWAKSKKLYVHIDGARIANAAAYLKKSFKEFTTDLGVDVVSFGGTKNGLMMGEAVVFLNKELAQDFKYIRKQSTQLPSKTRFIACQFQAYLENGLWKEIADHSYTMALYLYEAVRNIPGVTVREIPQSNAVFATIPSHWVKTLREKYFFYVWDENTFECRWMTSWDTQKEDIDGFAELLKELAK
- a CDS encoding tryptophan 2,3-dioxygenase family protein; its protein translation is MKYPPVHYHSYLGLDPLLNSQHRKSEEYGKPAHDEMLFIITHQAYELWFKQVLFELDSVLEIFKKSKVAETDMGLMSARLERSVAILKMIIGHVDILETMTPLDFLDFRDMLYPASGFQSFQWRLLETKLGLRMDDRLSYNQAPFYKSLSESQQGEMQKVISQPSLYDSVEKWLERTPFLQGEDFNFWDSYKKAVATMFQEDMDIVKNNPRLSDEDKKKNIEGLQATLKSFDALFDEQAFEQLRKEGQFRLSYKGMHAALLIQIYRDQPALQTPFRIIRALLDIDETMTTWRYRHALMAMRMLGQKIGTGGSSGHKYLADATAKHKIFGDFFNLTTFFIPRSKVPPLPKSMTDRMNFHY
- a CDS encoding peroxiredoxin gives rise to the protein MAAKIAMGKKVPNFKIPSSNGETFSLSDLKGKKVVLYFYPKDSTPGCTTEGIEFNELLSQFKKQNAVVYGISRDSLKSHDKFICKYDFKFDLLSDEEEEVCQIFDVIKEKNMYGKKVMGIERSTFVIDEDQKLVGEFRKIKAQGHAAEILKFIKDL